One part of the Mesorhizobium sp. M4B.F.Ca.ET.058.02.1.1 genome encodes these proteins:
- a CDS encoding HPr family phosphocarrier protein has protein sequence MSASAEAMVLITHDVGLHARPSVKFTKLAKSFAAEVEVALAANGPWFDAKSIVKVMAAKAPKGTLLYIRARGDGASEAVEALVDLVQRDFDEEADHARSA, from the coding sequence ATGTCCGCATCCGCCGAAGCCATGGTCCTGATCACCCACGATGTGGGTCTGCACGCGCGCCCTTCGGTGAAGTTCACCAAGCTCGCCAAGTCGTTCGCGGCCGAGGTGGAAGTGGCCTTGGCCGCCAACGGTCCCTGGTTCGACGCCAAGAGCATCGTCAAGGTCATGGCGGCCAAGGCGCCTAAGGGAACGCTGCTGTACATCCGCGCCAGGGGCGACGGCGCGAGCGAAGCTGTCGAAGCGCTGGTCGATCTCGTGCAGCGTGATTTCGACGAGGAAGCGGACCATGCCCGGTCCGCTTGA
- a CDS encoding sugar ABC transporter permease has translation MLNRTADNVARATPEPLARRVRGISDKGLAWLFISPTILLLLAINIFPLFWAIYLSFTNYRANRPNEVVKNLGLANYKRILTDQDIWIAMQTTAHFVFWTILLQTVIGFTLAWLIDRKFRGHAFWTTIILVPMMLSPAVVGNFWRFLYEPQIGLFSYVISFVTGIPPTNVQMLSNVDLAPWSIIIVDTWMWTPYVMLICLAGLRSIPEYIYEAAEVDRASNWRQFWSITLPMALPFIMLAVLFRGIENFKMFDMVNLLTGGGPGSTTEVASITLKRQAFESWRTGYSSAFAIILFVAVFGLANIYVKALNKVKQR, from the coding sequence ATGCTCAATCGGACTGCGGACAACGTTGCCCGGGCCACGCCGGAGCCGTTGGCCCGCCGGGTCCGGGGCATCAGCGACAAGGGCCTCGCCTGGCTGTTCATCTCGCCGACGATCCTTTTGCTGCTCGCCATCAACATCTTCCCGCTGTTCTGGGCGATCTATCTGTCCTTCACCAACTACCGCGCCAACCGCCCGAACGAGGTGGTGAAGAACCTGGGGCTTGCCAACTACAAGCGCATCCTGACCGACCAGGACATCTGGATCGCCATGCAGACGACGGCGCATTTTGTCTTCTGGACCATCCTCCTGCAAACGGTGATCGGCTTCACGCTGGCCTGGCTGATCGACCGCAAGTTCCGCGGCCACGCCTTCTGGACGACCATCATCCTGGTGCCGATGATGCTGTCGCCGGCGGTGGTCGGCAATTTCTGGCGCTTCCTCTACGAGCCGCAGATCGGCCTGTTCTCCTATGTCATCTCCTTCGTCACCGGCATTCCGCCGACGAATGTGCAAATGCTGTCGAACGTCGACCTGGCGCCGTGGTCGATCATCATCGTCGACACCTGGATGTGGACGCCTTACGTGATGCTGATCTGCCTCGCCGGCCTGCGCTCGATCCCCGAATACATCTACGAGGCGGCCGAGGTCGACCGCGCCTCCAACTGGCGCCAGTTCTGGTCGATCACGCTGCCGATGGCGCTGCCCTTCATCATGCTGGCGGTGCTGTTCCGTGGCATCGAGAACTTCAAGATGTTCGACATGGTCAATCTCTTGACTGGCGGCGGGCCGGGCTCGACCACCGAGGTCGCGTCGATCACGCTGAAGCGGCAGGCCTTCGAGAGCTGGCGCACCGGCTATTCCTCGGCCTTCGCCATCATCCTGTTCGTCGCCGTGTTTGGCCTGGCCAACATCTACGTCAAGGCGCTCAACAAGGTGAAGCAGAGATGA
- a CDS encoding ABC transporter ATP-binding protein, producing MADVHIKGVSKSFGETVAVDNLDLQIKDGEFVVLLGPTGAGKTTTLRLIAGLERPDSGTIHIAGRDATVLSPAERDTAFVFQQYSLYPHLSVFDNLAFPLRSPARKLSEDAVRRRVEEVARLVRIHHKLDNRSTKLSGGEMQRVAIGRALVRKPSIYLMDEPLSSLDAKLRADLRLELKRIQSELGATMLYVTHDQIEAMTMADRIGILAEGVLVQIGTPRAIYSEPANLHVAARLGQPAINLLPAGLLPDGGAPTGTRTIGARTEHLSIEKAANGHADGVVDWVEHLGDQNHLHVTVGTRKLVTLTDPDTALEKGDRVTIRYRSPLYFGSDGQRLM from the coding sequence ATGGCTGACGTGCACATCAAGGGCGTGAGCAAGAGTTTTGGCGAGACCGTCGCCGTCGACAATCTCGACCTGCAGATCAAGGACGGCGAGTTCGTCGTGCTGCTCGGCCCGACCGGCGCCGGCAAGACGACGACGCTCAGGCTGATCGCCGGGCTGGAGCGGCCGGATAGCGGCACGATCCACATCGCCGGCCGCGACGCCACGGTGCTGTCGCCGGCCGAGCGCGACACGGCCTTCGTCTTCCAGCAATATTCGCTCTATCCGCACCTCTCAGTCTTCGACAACCTCGCCTTCCCGCTGCGCTCGCCGGCCCGCAAGCTCAGCGAGGACGCGGTGCGACGCCGCGTCGAGGAGGTGGCCAGGCTGGTGCGTATCCACCACAAGCTCGACAACCGCTCGACCAAGCTCTCCGGCGGCGAGATGCAGCGCGTCGCCATCGGCCGGGCGCTGGTGCGCAAGCCGTCCATCTATTTGATGGACGAGCCGCTGTCTTCGCTCGATGCCAAGCTGCGCGCGGATCTCAGGCTCGAGCTGAAGCGCATCCAGTCCGAACTCGGCGCCACCATGCTCTATGTCACGCACGACCAGATCGAGGCAATGACCATGGCCGACCGCATCGGCATCCTGGCCGAAGGCGTGCTGGTGCAGATCGGCACGCCGCGCGCCATCTATTCCGAGCCGGCAAACCTTCATGTCGCGGCCCGCCTGGGGCAGCCGGCGATCAACCTTCTGCCTGCAGGGCTGCTGCCGGATGGCGGCGCGCCAACCGGTACCAGGACGATCGGCGCGCGCACCGAACACCTGTCGATCGAGAAGGCCGCGAACGGCCATGCCGACGGCGTCGTCGACTGGGTCGAGCATCTCGGCGACCAGAACCATCTGCATGTGACGGTGGGGACAAGGAAGCTGGTGACACTGACCGACCCCGACACGGCGCTCGAAAAGGGGGACAGGGTGACGATCCGCTACCGCTCGCCGCTTTATTTCGGCTCGGACGGGCAAAGACTGATGTAG
- the dhaM gene encoding dihydroxyacetone kinase phosphoryl donor subunit DhaM, giving the protein MSNVGIVIVSHSPLVAEGTADMVRQMVGDEVPLAWCGGNGHGGLGTSVEAIMGAIDKAWSEAGVAILVDLGGAETNSEMAVEMIGEPRSHRIVVCNAPIVEGAVMAATEASGGASLKEVVATAHELSPS; this is encoded by the coding sequence ATGAGCAACGTTGGTATCGTCATCGTCTCGCATTCGCCGCTGGTCGCCGAAGGCACCGCAGACATGGTGCGCCAGATGGTCGGCGACGAAGTGCCGCTTGCATGGTGCGGCGGAAACGGCCATGGCGGGCTCGGCACCAGTGTCGAGGCGATCATGGGCGCCATCGACAAGGCCTGGTCGGAGGCGGGCGTCGCCATCCTCGTCGATCTCGGCGGCGCCGAGACCAACAGCGAGATGGCGGTCGAAATGATCGGCGAACCGCGCTCGCACAGGATTGTTGTGTGCAACGCGCCGATCGTCGAGGGCGCGGTCATGGCGGCGACGGAAGCCTCCGGCGGCGCCTCGCTCAAGGAAGTGGTGGCGACGGCGCATGAACTTTCGCCGTCGTGA
- a CDS encoding dihydroxyacetone kinase subunit DhaK produces MKHFFNRKDSIVTEALDGFLATAGSGTLARLDGYPEIKVVLRADWDKTKVAVVSGGGAGHEPSHAGFVGAGMLTAAVSGEIFASPSVEAVLAAIRATTGPAGCLLIVKNYTGDRLNFGLAAEKARVEGFAVEMVIVGDDIALPDIAQPRGVAGTLFVHKIAGHLAETGRDLVSVAAAARAAAKDIFSLGISLSSCSIPGQAHEDRFGADDGELGLGIHGEPGVERIALQSAGRLVAIMAERLAARLDPGSRHALLINNLGSVPPLEMSLIANAVLASPLAKAVTLTVGPGHLMTALNMNGFSLSLIRLDAEREAALLAPVGPHAWLPTKPVRQPVVVAAAKPAVHATAKAASRDTAAERLITVVCEKLISLEEPLNGLDAKAGDGDTGSTVATGARSVLERLDTLPLADRAATLAAIGDTLGTAMGGSSGVLLSIFFTAAAQTLGFGAALPKALLAGLDRMTFYGGAKVGDRTMVDALEPALKALDTGGLEAAATAARHGAEATAAMQKAKAGRSAYIGRQLDGVADPGAFAVAEVFVAVAAMFAPA; encoded by the coding sequence ATGAAGCACTTTTTCAACCGCAAGGACTCGATCGTCACCGAAGCGCTGGACGGCTTTCTTGCGACCGCCGGCTCGGGCACGCTGGCGCGGCTCGACGGCTATCCCGAGATCAAGGTCGTGCTGCGCGCCGACTGGGACAAGACGAAGGTTGCCGTCGTTTCCGGCGGCGGCGCCGGACATGAACCCTCGCACGCCGGCTTCGTCGGCGCCGGCATGCTGACGGCGGCTGTCTCCGGCGAGATCTTCGCCTCGCCCAGCGTCGAGGCAGTGCTGGCGGCGATCCGCGCCACGACCGGGCCGGCCGGGTGCCTGCTGATCGTCAAGAACTATACCGGCGATCGCCTCAATTTCGGCCTCGCCGCCGAGAAGGCGCGCGTCGAAGGCTTTGCGGTCGAGATGGTGATCGTCGGCGACGACATCGCGCTGCCCGACATCGCGCAGCCGCGCGGCGTCGCCGGCACGCTGTTCGTCCACAAGATCGCGGGGCATCTTGCCGAAACCGGCCGTGACCTGGTGTCAGTAGCAGCGGCAGCGCGGGCGGCGGCAAAGGACATTTTTTCGCTCGGCATCTCGCTCTCTTCCTGCTCGATCCCCGGTCAGGCGCATGAGGATCGCTTCGGCGCCGACGATGGCGAGCTCGGGCTCGGCATCCATGGCGAGCCGGGCGTCGAGCGCATCGCGCTGCAGAGCGCCGGCAGGCTGGTCGCCATCATGGCCGAGCGTCTTGCCGCGCGGCTCGATCCTGGCAGCCGCCATGCCCTGCTGATCAACAATCTCGGATCGGTGCCGCCGCTCGAAATGTCGCTGATCGCCAATGCGGTGCTCGCCTCGCCGCTGGCGAAGGCGGTGACGCTGACGGTGGGTCCCGGCCATCTGATGACCGCGCTCAACATGAACGGCTTCTCGCTGTCGCTGATCAGGCTGGATGCCGAACGCGAGGCGGCGCTGCTGGCGCCGGTCGGTCCGCACGCCTGGCTGCCGACGAAGCCGGTTCGCCAGCCGGTCGTCGTGGCGGCGGCCAAGCCGGCGGTTCACGCCACCGCGAAGGCGGCGAGCCGCGACACCGCCGCCGAGCGGTTGATCACCGTCGTTTGCGAGAAGCTGATCTCGCTGGAGGAGCCCTTGAACGGGCTAGACGCCAAGGCCGGCGACGGCGATACCGGGTCGACGGTGGCGACCGGCGCGCGCAGCGTCCTCGAGCGTCTCGACACGCTGCCGCTTGCCGACCGGGCTGCAACGCTGGCGGCAATCGGCGATACGCTGGGGACCGCGATGGGCGGTTCGAGCGGTGTACTTTTGTCGATCTTCTTCACCGCCGCGGCGCAGACTTTGGGTTTTGGCGCGGCTCTGCCCAAGGCGCTGCTCGCCGGCCTCGACCGGATGACCTTCTACGGCGGCGCAAAGGTCGGTGACCGCACCATGGTCGACGCGCTGGAGCCGGCGCTCAAGGCGCTCGATACAGGCGGGCTGGAAGCAGCCGCGACGGCCGCGCGGCATGGAGCGGAGGCCACCGCCGCGATGCAGAAAGCGAAGGCCGGGCGCTCCGCCTATATCGGCCGCCAGCTTGACGGCGTCGCCGATCCAGGCGCATTCGCGGTGGCGGAAGTGTTTGTGGCCGTGGCGGCCATGTTCGCCCCGGCATGA
- a CDS encoding ABC transporter substrate-binding protein, producing MKSTLKLALGLASAITASTAVSNAAHAEDLTLCWAAWDPANALVELSKDFTKETGIGMKFEFVPWTNYADRFLNELNSHGKLCDLIIGDSQWIGGAAENGHYVKLNDFFDKEKISMDDFVPATVVGYSEWPKNTPNYWALPAMGDVVGWTYRKDWFSKPELQKEFKEKYGWDLGPPATFDQLKQVAEFFQKREIDGKTVYGASIYTERGSEGITMGAMDVLYSFGFQYENPKKPYEMEGFVNSEKSVKGLEFYKALYDCCTPPGASNSYMGEGVDAFKSGQVAMHMNFAFTWPGLQKDENVGGDKIGYFANPKGPDGDQFAQLGGQGISVVSYSDKQESALKYIKWFANKDVQAKWWSLGGYSCLNAVVKDPKFPASQPYAQTFLDSMAIVKDFWAEPSYAPLLQASQKRFHDYVVAGQGSAKDALDGLVKDWTQVFQDDGKM from the coding sequence ATGAAATCGACCTTGAAACTGGCGTTGGGTCTGGCCTCGGCGATCACCGCGTCGACCGCCGTCTCGAACGCCGCGCATGCGGAAGACCTGACGCTTTGCTGGGCCGCCTGGGACCCGGCCAACGCACTCGTGGAACTGTCCAAGGACTTCACCAAGGAAACCGGCATCGGCATGAAGTTCGAGTTCGTGCCGTGGACCAACTATGCCGACCGCTTCCTCAACGAGCTCAACTCGCACGGCAAATTGTGCGACCTGATAATCGGCGACAGCCAGTGGATCGGCGGCGCCGCCGAGAACGGCCACTATGTCAAGCTGAACGACTTCTTCGACAAGGAGAAGATCAGCATGGACGACTTCGTGCCGGCGACCGTGGTCGGCTATTCGGAATGGCCGAAGAACACGCCGAACTACTGGGCACTGCCGGCCATGGGCGACGTCGTCGGCTGGACCTACCGCAAGGACTGGTTCTCCAAGCCGGAGCTGCAGAAGGAATTCAAGGAGAAGTACGGCTGGGATCTCGGTCCGCCGGCGACCTTCGATCAGCTGAAGCAGGTCGCCGAATTCTTCCAGAAGCGCGAGATCGACGGCAAGACGGTCTATGGCGCCTCGATCTATACCGAGCGCGGCTCGGAAGGCATCACCATGGGCGCCATGGACGTGCTCTACAGCTTCGGCTTCCAGTATGAGAATCCGAAGAAGCCCTACGAGATGGAAGGCTTCGTCAACTCCGAGAAGTCGGTGAAGGGTCTGGAGTTCTACAAGGCGCTCTATGATTGCTGCACCCCGCCCGGCGCCTCGAACAGCTATATGGGCGAAGGCGTCGACGCCTTCAAATCCGGCCAGGTGGCGATGCACATGAACTTCGCCTTCACCTGGCCTGGCCTGCAGAAGGACGAGAATGTCGGCGGCGACAAGATCGGCTATTTCGCCAATCCCAAGGGTCCCGACGGCGACCAGTTCGCCCAGCTCGGCGGCCAGGGCATCTCGGTGGTCTCCTATTCCGACAAACAGGAATCGGCGCTGAAATACATCAAGTGGTTCGCCAACAAGGACGTGCAGGCCAAGTGGTGGTCGCTGGGCGGCTATTCCTGCCTTAACGCGGTGGTCAAGGACCCGAAGTTCCCGGCCAGCCAGCCCTATGCGCAGACCTTCCTCGACTCGATGGCCATCGTGAAGGACTTCTGGGCCGAGCCGAGCTACGCACCACTGCTGCAGGCCTCGCAGAAGCGCTTCCATGACTATGTCGTGGCCGGCCAGGGTTCGGCCAAGGACGCGCTCGACGGCCTGGTCAAGGACTGGACGCAGGTGTTCCAGGACGACGGCAAGATGTAA
- the dhaL gene encoding dihydroxyacetone kinase subunit DhaL gives MAASDFSNLIVAAADTIAAHAEELTGLDQAIGDGDHGLNMKRGFEAVRADAEAIAAKPLPDALKAIGTKLVMTVGGASGPLFGTLFMALGKELPGTPDRAALTAALGRAIEAVAARGKSQPGQKTMLDVLQPVYEALAQGKTGTEIADAADHAADATVPMKALRGRASFLGDRSIGHMDAGARSTALLVRAVAETVEDR, from the coding sequence ATGGCCGCATCCGATTTCTCCAACTTGATCGTGGCGGCGGCGGACACGATCGCGGCGCATGCCGAGGAACTGACCGGGCTCGACCAGGCGATCGGCGACGGCGACCACGGGCTGAACATGAAGCGCGGCTTCGAGGCGGTGCGGGCCGACGCCGAGGCGATCGCCGCGAAGCCCTTGCCGGACGCTTTGAAGGCGATCGGCACCAAGCTGGTGATGACCGTGGGCGGGGCCTCTGGCCCGTTGTTCGGCACGCTGTTCATGGCGCTCGGCAAGGAACTGCCGGGCACGCCTGACCGCGCCGCGCTGACGGCAGCGCTTGGCAGGGCGATCGAGGCGGTCGCGGCGCGGGGCAAATCGCAACCTGGACAAAAGACCATGCTGGACGTGCTGCAGCCGGTGTATGAGGCGCTGGCGCAAGGCAAGACAGGCACGGAAATCGCCGATGCCGCCGATCACGCGGCTGACGCGACTGTGCCGATGAAGGCCCTGCGCGGGCGCGCCTCCTTCCTGGGCGATCGCTCGATCGGGCATATGGACGCTGGGGCACGCTCGACCGCGCTTCTGGTACGCGCAGTCGCTGAAACCGTCGAGGACCGCTGA
- a CDS encoding carbohydrate ABC transporter permease yields the protein MSLTSAHSVVAPSANSKLVAGTIIVAYALISIVPLLWIFATSFKTPPDSIAYPPKIVFQPSIEGYCNLFTTRTRQTPEYINSLGPATGFCDETVRKRNMVIAGPSNFLPRFVNSLIIAFGSTFCAVFLGTLSAYGFSRFKVPLADDLLFFILSTRFMPPIAVAIPIYLMYREIGLSDTALGMILLYTAVNVSLAVWLLKGFIDEIPREYEEAAMIDGYTRLQAFWRTVLPQATTGIAATAIFCLIFAWNEYAFAALLTSGTAQTAPPFIPTIIGEGGQDWPAVAAGTTIFLVPILVFTILLRKQLLRGITFGAVRK from the coding sequence ATGAGCCTGACATCAGCCCATTCCGTCGTCGCGCCCTCGGCGAATTCGAAGCTGGTCGCCGGCACGATCATCGTCGCCTATGCGCTGATCTCGATCGTGCCGCTGCTGTGGATCTTCGCCACCAGCTTCAAGACGCCGCCGGATTCGATCGCCTATCCGCCGAAGATCGTGTTCCAGCCGAGCATCGAGGGGTATTGCAACCTGTTCACGACGCGCACCCGGCAGACGCCGGAATACATCAACTCGCTCGGACCGGCGACCGGCTTCTGCGACGAGACGGTGCGCAAGCGCAACATGGTGATCGCGGGGCCGTCGAACTTCTTGCCGCGCTTCGTCAATTCGCTGATCATCGCCTTCGGCTCGACCTTCTGCGCGGTGTTCCTCGGCACGCTGTCGGCCTACGGCTTCTCGCGCTTCAAGGTGCCGCTCGCCGACGACCTTCTGTTCTTCATCCTGTCGACGCGCTTCATGCCGCCGATCGCGGTCGCCATCCCGATCTACCTGATGTACCGCGAGATCGGCCTCTCCGACACCGCGCTCGGCATGATCCTGCTCTACACCGCGGTCAACGTCTCGCTCGCCGTGTGGCTGCTCAAGGGCTTCATCGACGAGATCCCGCGCGAATACGAGGAAGCGGCGATGATCGACGGCTATACCAGGCTGCAGGCCTTCTGGCGCACGGTGCTGCCGCAGGCGACCACCGGCATTGCCGCGACAGCCATCTTCTGCCTGATCTTCGCCTGGAACGAATATGCGTTTGCCGCGCTCCTGACCTCCGGCACGGCACAGACCGCGCCGCCCTTCATCCCGACCATCATCGGCGAAGGCGGCCAGGACTGGCCGGCGGTAGCGGCGGGCACGACGATCTTCCTGGTGCCGATCCTGGTTTTCACCATCCTGCTCCGCAAGCAGCTCTTGCGCGGCATCACCTTCGGCGCGGTGCGCAAATGA
- a CDS encoding ABC transporter ATP-binding protein has protein sequence MAEIRVQHLRKAFGDFVAVQDSNFVVEDGEFFVMLGPSGCGKTTTLRMIAGLELPTGGKILLGGEDVTMRRARERDIAFVFQLFALYPHMNVRKNIGFPLLAQGMPSAEIRQRVEETAKLLRIDHLLNKSVSGLAGGDRQRVALGRAIVRRPKCFLMDEPLGTLDTEFRDLMVHELRELHSRIHATTVYVTHDQMEAMSMADKIAVMNHGIIEQFGTPREIYDRPATMYVAEFIGSPPMNFLKFGGGLARGAKEILVQGAKVAVPEVREDIAPADMALGIRPEHIRFDEASKLRGAIYGTEYLGTTQIVAVETADGIIKARVPAEIRLNPGEPVGLSLSSARLSLFEKGTGRAVKTAMYDKAAEARHG, from the coding sequence ATGGCCGAAATCCGCGTCCAACATCTTAGGAAAGCCTTCGGCGATTTCGTCGCCGTGCAGGATTCCAACTTCGTCGTCGAGGACGGCGAGTTCTTCGTCATGCTCGGCCCGTCGGGCTGCGGCAAGACCACTACCTTGCGCATGATCGCCGGGCTTGAGTTGCCGACCGGCGGCAAGATCCTGCTCGGCGGCGAGGACGTCACGATGCGCCGGGCGCGGGAGCGCGACATCGCCTTCGTCTTCCAGCTCTTCGCGCTCTACCCGCACATGAACGTGCGCAAGAACATCGGCTTCCCGCTCTTGGCGCAAGGCATGCCGTCGGCCGAGATCCGCCAGCGGGTGGAGGAGACGGCGAAGCTGCTCCGCATCGATCATTTGCTTAACAAATCGGTCTCCGGCCTTGCCGGCGGCGACCGCCAGCGCGTCGCGCTCGGCCGCGCCATCGTGCGGCGGCCGAAATGCTTCCTGATGGACGAGCCGCTCGGCACCCTCGATACCGAGTTCCGCGATCTGATGGTGCATGAACTGCGCGAGCTGCACAGCCGCATCCACGCCACCACCGTCTACGTCACGCACGACCAGATGGAAGCGATGTCGATGGCCGACAAGATCGCCGTGATGAACCACGGCATCATCGAGCAGTTCGGAACCCCGCGCGAGATCTACGACCGCCCGGCGACGATGTACGTCGCCGAGTTCATCGGCTCGCCGCCGATGAATTTCCTCAAGTTCGGCGGCGGACTGGCCAGGGGCGCGAAGGAGATTCTCGTGCAGGGCGCCAAGGTCGCCGTGCCGGAGGTGCGCGAGGACATCGCACCGGCCGACATGGCGCTGGGCATCCGTCCCGAGCACATCCGCTTCGACGAGGCCTCGAAATTGCGCGGCGCCATCTACGGCACCGAATATCTCGGCACCACGCAAATCGTGGCGGTGGAGACGGCGGACGGCATCATCAAGGCGCGGGTGCCGGCCGAGATCCGGCTCAATCCGGGCGAGCCGGTCGGCTTGTCGCTCAGCAGCGCTCGGCTGTCGCTGTTCGAGAAGGGCACCGGCCGCGCGGTGAAGACCGCCATGTATGACAAGGCAGCGGAGGCGCGCCATGGCTGA
- a CDS encoding PIG-L deacetylase family protein encodes MRVLALGAHPDDIEIFMFGTMAAYAALGAELTFAIATDGAKGGKGAPATLARARREEATAAAGLLGVVPRFLDFPDGALVADAALIGALRTLIGEVKPDLAITHAPNDYHGDHRALSDGVRIAASFAVPVLHADTLGGTGFSPTHYVDISGHAGIKADAIRAHRSQDPERFVEASRTLNAFRASQCNGASGALAEAFRFEPVFPFADIRALLPPAPPIRPVTVSSKTVQQAG; translated from the coding sequence GTGAGAGTATTGGCGCTCGGCGCGCATCCGGACGACATTGAGATATTCATGTTCGGTACGATGGCCGCCTATGCCGCGCTAGGCGCAGAACTGACTTTCGCCATAGCCACGGACGGCGCCAAGGGCGGCAAGGGCGCTCCGGCAACCCTTGCCCGCGCGCGCCGCGAGGAAGCGACGGCGGCGGCAGGGCTGCTTGGCGTCGTCCCGCGCTTCCTCGACTTTCCCGACGGGGCGCTCGTGGCCGACGCCGCCCTGATCGGCGCGCTGAGGACGCTGATCGGCGAGGTGAAGCCCGATCTCGCCATCACCCATGCGCCGAACGACTATCATGGCGACCACCGTGCGCTGTCGGACGGCGTGCGCATCGCGGCATCGTTCGCGGTGCCGGTGCTGCATGCCGATACGCTTGGCGGCACCGGCTTTTCGCCGACGCATTACGTCGACATCTCCGGCCATGCCGGGATCAAGGCTGACGCGATCCGGGCGCATCGCTCGCAAGACCCCGAGCGCTTCGTCGAGGCATCGCGGACGCTGAACGCCTTCCGCGCCAGCCAATGCAACGGCGCCTCGGGTGCGCTTGCCGAAGCCTTCCGCTTCGAGCCGGTCTTCCCCTTCGCCGACATCCGCGCCCTGCTGCCGCCGGCGCCGCCGATCCGGCCAGTGACGGTGAGTTCGAAGACCGTGCAGCAAGCGGGCTGA
- a CDS encoding DMT family transporter encodes MPNGILLALLAYASYSGSDAVIKSLGGQFTVFEIGFFVTLFAGCLLFFTRPANERWRDFWRMKRPWAVQARAWCGIASGVLSVYAFTHIPLAEVYALIFLAPLLVTVLSTVILKEKVGPWRWLAVVAGFAGVMLVVRPGFRELNLGHLAAFVNAFLAATSVILMRSLAQQEKRTSMLGVLVGYGLLFNGAGAATAAFALPNPVQFAWLAMAGAFTAGGQLMQLLAAKYAPANRIAPMHYSQIVWAVILGALFFHEYPDVLSLIGLAVVGASGLLTMVREEVRLGTVRWNPFSRTRL; translated from the coding sequence GTGCCGAACGGAATCCTGCTCGCCCTGCTCGCCTATGCAAGCTATTCGGGCAGCGATGCCGTTATCAAGAGCCTGGGCGGACAGTTCACCGTCTTCGAGATCGGCTTCTTCGTCACCTTGTTTGCCGGCTGTCTCCTTTTCTTCACCCGTCCGGCAAACGAGCGTTGGCGTGATTTCTGGCGCATGAAGCGGCCATGGGCCGTGCAGGCCCGGGCCTGGTGCGGCATCGCCTCCGGCGTGCTCAGCGTCTACGCCTTCACCCACATTCCGCTGGCCGAAGTCTACGCGCTGATCTTCCTGGCGCCCCTGCTGGTCACCGTCCTGTCGACCGTCATCCTGAAGGAAAAGGTCGGCCCGTGGCGTTGGCTGGCCGTGGTCGCCGGCTTCGCCGGAGTGATGCTGGTGGTGCGGCCAGGCTTTCGCGAATTGAACCTTGGCCATCTGGCCGCCTTCGTGAATGCCTTTCTCGCCGCCACCAGCGTCATCCTGATGCGCTCGCTTGCCCAGCAGGAGAAGCGCACGTCCATGCTCGGTGTCCTGGTTGGCTACGGCCTGCTGTTCAACGGAGCTGGTGCCGCTACCGCCGCCTTCGCGTTGCCGAACCCCGTGCAGTTCGCCTGGCTGGCCATGGCCGGCGCCTTCACCGCCGGCGGGCAACTGATGCAACTGCTCGCCGCCAAATACGCGCCGGCCAACCGCATCGCGCCGATGCACTATTCGCAGATTGTCTGGGCCGTGATCCTGGGCGCGCTGTTCTTCCACGAATATCCGGACGTGCTGTCGCTCATCGGCCTCGCCGTAGTCGGCGCCTCCGGCTTGCTCACCATGGTGCGCGAGGAGGTGCGGCTGGGCACGGTGCGCTGGAATCCATTTTCGCGCACCAGGCTTTGA